Proteins encoded together in one Kutzneria kofuensis window:
- a CDS encoding YbaB/EbfC family nucleoid-associated protein, which translates to MTEWNLANFRSLDEANEAALAALEREQTKLAELTKVIEEENVTVRSKDRSLSMTFDGRGELTNISFNGVKYRSMAPAELAHLLVETIRSGRAQCVRKMADVMGESIVPGIDFTELATGKVNPMDVFEKLISPFVGDDFGSGVVGRATREPQGGK; encoded by the coding sequence ATGACGGAGTGGAACCTCGCGAACTTCAGGTCGCTCGACGAGGCCAACGAGGCCGCCCTGGCGGCACTGGAGCGCGAGCAGACCAAGCTTGCCGAGCTGACCAAGGTGATCGAGGAGGAGAACGTCACCGTGCGGTCCAAGGACCGTTCGTTGAGCATGACCTTCGACGGCCGAGGCGAGCTCACCAACATCAGCTTCAACGGCGTCAAGTACCGCTCGATGGCCCCGGCCGAACTGGCGCACCTGCTGGTCGAGACGATCCGGTCCGGCCGCGCGCAGTGCGTGCGGAAGATGGCCGACGTCATGGGCGAGTCGATCGTCCCCGGCATCGACTTCACCGAGCTCGCCACCGGAAAGGTGAATCCCATGGACGTGTTCGAGAAGCTCATCTCGCCGTTCGTGGGTGACGACTTCGGCAGCGGTGTCGTCGGCCGTGCCACCAGGGAACCGCAGGGAGGAAAGTGA